A portion of the Nitratidesulfovibrio termitidis HI1 genome contains these proteins:
- the nifV gene encoding homocitrate synthase, with protein MSAACVPSPGDTPAVAGTRQVIINDTTLRDGEQTAGVAFTLGERLAVARSLDAAGVPEMEVGIPAMGPREVDEIRAIAALGLAARPIVWCRMHEADLAAARTTGVATVNLSIPVSDQQITRKIGRDRAWVLRRIEAMTGAALDMGFAVCIGGEDSSRADPDFLAMVLEVAERCGACRFRFADTMGVLDPFATHARFLAMRARSGLELEIHAHDDLGLATANTLAAVRGGATHANTTVNGLGERAGNAPLEEVVMALHLLHGQPTGVRPSLLPGVSALVAAASGRPVPPGKSIVGANVFTHESGIHVSGLLRDPANYQHIDPRELGRDHRLVLGKHSGSAAVRWAYGRMGIRLDDEAARAVLPLLREHAAHTKRPPEQHDLLRFLDATRYDGAPGHAGDSVHGNPLSVRSGMCGDNASAAPRVACSSECLPE; from the coding sequence ATGAGCGCGGCCTGTGTGCCATCCCCCGGGGACACCCCGGCGGTAGCCGGAACCCGGCAGGTCATCATCAACGACACCACCCTGCGCGACGGCGAGCAGACGGCGGGCGTGGCCTTCACGCTCGGGGAGCGCCTGGCCGTGGCCCGTTCCCTGGACGCCGCCGGAGTGCCGGAGATGGAAGTGGGCATCCCGGCCATGGGCCCGCGCGAGGTGGACGAGATCCGCGCCATAGCGGCCCTTGGCCTTGCGGCCCGGCCCATCGTGTGGTGCCGCATGCACGAGGCCGATCTGGCCGCCGCGCGCACCACGGGCGTTGCCACGGTAAACCTGTCCATTCCCGTCTCCGACCAGCAGATCACCCGCAAGATCGGGCGCGACCGGGCCTGGGTGCTGCGGCGCATAGAGGCCATGACCGGCGCCGCGCTGGACATGGGCTTTGCCGTGTGCATCGGCGGCGAGGACAGCAGCCGGGCCGATCCGGACTTTCTGGCCATGGTGCTGGAAGTGGCGGAACGCTGCGGCGCGTGTCGTTTCCGCTTCGCCGACACCATGGGCGTGCTGGATCCCTTCGCCACCCATGCGCGGTTTCTGGCCATGCGCGCCCGCAGCGGCCTGGAACTGGAAATTCACGCCCATGACGACCTGGGCCTGGCCACGGCCAATACCCTTGCCGCCGTGCGCGGCGGGGCCACCCACGCCAACACCACGGTCAACGGCTTGGGCGAGCGGGCGGGCAATGCCCCGCTGGAAGAGGTGGTCATGGCCCTGCATCTGTTGCACGGCCAGCCTACCGGGGTGCGGCCCTCGCTGTTGCCGGGGGTGTCCGCCCTGGTGGCCGCCGCGTCGGGCCGCCCGGTGCCGCCGGGCAAGTCCATCGTGGGCGCAAACGTGTTCACCCACGAATCGGGCATCCACGTCAGCGGCCTGTTGCGCGACCCGGCCAACTACCAGCACATCGACCCGCGCGAACTGGGCCGCGATCACCGGCTGGTGCTGGGCAAGCATTCCGGCTCGGCGGCGGTGCGCTGGGCCTACGGGCGGATGGGCATCCGGCTGGATGACGAGGCCGCGCGGGCCGTGCTGCCCCTGCTGCGCGAGCATGCCGCCCACACCAAGCGTCCGCCGGAGCAGCACGATCTGCTGCGTTTTCTGGATGCGACTCGCTACGACGGAGCGCCGGGACATGCCGGTGATTCCGTGCACGGCAACCCGCTCAGCGTGCGGTCTGGCATGTGCGGGGATAATGCCTCTGCCGCCCCCCGCGTCGCCTGTTCCTCGGAATGTCTGCCTGAATGA
- a CDS encoding amidohydrolase family protein codes for MAIIDFRFRPNTPETITGIATSAMFKAACEAIGFERRKPQPLDEIVAGLDARGVDLCVITGRDSETTYGSPSNNPGVLSFVRAYPTRFIGFWGVDPHKGMAAVRDLRHAVTELGMRGASIDPYLAHIRPNEARYYPIYAACCDLGIPVVITTAPPPQVAGAVMDYTDPRHVDVVARDFPDLTIVMSHGGYPFVNEAIFTCLRNANVYMDCSEYELAPMADAYVQAMSSFIPDKVVFASAHPFIEQADALDVYAKMPLSDEVRHKIMYGNALRILGGILPS; via the coding sequence ATGGCTATCATCGATTTCCGTTTTCGCCCCAACACCCCGGAAACCATTACCGGCATTGCCACCAGCGCCATGTTCAAGGCCGCCTGCGAGGCCATCGGCTTCGAACGCCGCAAGCCCCAGCCGCTGGACGAAATCGTGGCTGGCCTGGACGCACGCGGCGTCGACCTGTGCGTGATCACAGGGCGCGACAGCGAAACCACCTACGGCTCGCCTTCCAACAATCCCGGCGTGCTGTCTTTCGTGCGGGCATACCCCACGCGGTTCATCGGCTTCTGGGGCGTGGATCCGCACAAGGGCATGGCCGCCGTGCGCGACCTGCGCCATGCGGTGACCGAACTCGGCATGCGCGGCGCCTCCATCGATCCGTACCTGGCGCACATCAGGCCCAACGAGGCGCGCTACTACCCCATCTATGCCGCCTGCTGCGACCTTGGCATTCCGGTGGTCATCACCACCGCGCCCCCGCCTCAGGTGGCCGGGGCGGTGATGGACTATACCGACCCGCGCCATGTGGATGTCGTGGCCCGCGACTTTCCGGACCTGACCATCGTCATGAGCCACGGCGGCTACCCGTTCGTGAACGAGGCCATCTTCACCTGCCTGCGCAACGCCAACGTGTACATGGACTGCTCGGAATACGAGCTTGCGCCCATGGCCGATGCCTATGTACAGGCAATGTCCTCGTTCATTCCCGACAAGGTGGTCTTTGCCAGTGCGCACCCGTTCATCGAACAGGCCGACGCGCTGGACGTATACGCAAAGATGCCCCTGTCGGACGAGGTGCGTCACAAGATCATGTACGGGAATGCGCTGCGCATTCTCGGCGGCATCCTTCCCTCCTAG
- the hpsG gene encoding (2S)-3-sulfopropanediol dehydratase, whose amino-acid sequence MRNPECCEVMTPHEQRLFDKMEGKEDRFRAGHSRVFTILESFEGLRPRIDVERAKYFTESMRATEGQPLVLRWAKAMKHIAENITVYIDDHQLLAGRAGAQGRYGILYPELDGDFLGLAIEDLPKRTESPFTITPEDARVVVDEIAPFWKGKTYHESLNLALPADVHKLTYDDSEGLHSRFIVNETSSFRSSIQWVHDYEKVLNKGFGGLKQEALEKLAALDPLSPADNCEKRPFLEAVTIVCDAMVIWARRHAALAREKAAVETNAPRKAELLTMADICERVPEHPARTFREAVQSQWFTQMFSRIEQKTGTIVSNGRMDQYFYPFYEKDMAEGRLTEESALELIECMWVGMAQFIDLYISPTGGAFNEGYAHWEAVTVGGQTTDGQDATNDLTYLFLKSKREFPLHYPDLAARIHSRAPERYLWEVAETIKDGSGFPKLINDEEIVPLYVSKGATFEEAYDYAVSGCTEARMPNRDTYTSGGAYINFAAALEMVLYNGRMKKYGEADLGEHTGDPCEFKSWDDLWNAYVAQHKLFLKTAFMQQHIINNLRARHFAQPMGSTLHDLCMKHCLDLHTPQIPEGINLGYFEYIGYGTVVDSLAALKKVVFEDKTLTMAEVIEALECNFEGKEDVRQILRNAPCYGNNDDYADTIARDIDQLSVEYGARYSKDLGMHNDVRYVPFTSHVPFGKVVSATPNGRKAWSPLSDGSSASHGADVNGPTAVLLSNFSSKNYGYRSRAARMLNIKFTPKCLEGDDGTQKLVSFIRTFCDLKLWHVQFNVINRETLLAAQRDPEKYRNLIVRIAGYSAYFVDLSPDLQNDLIARTEHGTM is encoded by the coding sequence ATGCGCAATCCCGAATGCTGCGAGGTCATGACCCCGCACGAGCAGCGCCTGTTCGACAAGATGGAAGGCAAGGAAGACCGCTTCCGCGCAGGCCACAGCCGGGTATTCACCATCCTCGAATCGTTCGAGGGCCTGCGCCCGCGCATCGACGTCGAACGCGCCAAGTACTTCACCGAATCCATGCGCGCCACCGAAGGGCAGCCGCTGGTGCTGCGCTGGGCCAAGGCCATGAAGCACATCGCCGAAAACATCACCGTGTACATCGACGACCACCAGCTGCTGGCGGGCCGCGCCGGTGCGCAGGGGCGCTACGGCATCCTGTACCCGGAACTGGACGGCGACTTCCTGGGCCTTGCCATCGAAGACCTGCCCAAGCGCACCGAATCGCCCTTCACCATCACCCCGGAAGACGCCCGCGTGGTCGTGGACGAGATCGCACCGTTCTGGAAGGGCAAGACCTACCACGAAAGCCTCAACCTGGCCCTGCCCGCCGATGTGCACAAGCTGACCTACGACGATTCCGAAGGCCTGCACTCGCGCTTCATCGTCAATGAAACCTCGTCGTTCCGCTCTTCCATCCAGTGGGTACACGACTACGAAAAGGTGCTCAACAAGGGCTTTGGCGGCCTGAAGCAGGAAGCCCTGGAGAAGCTGGCCGCCCTCGACCCGCTGAGCCCCGCCGACAACTGCGAAAAGCGCCCCTTCCTTGAAGCCGTGACCATCGTGTGCGACGCCATGGTCATCTGGGCCAGGCGTCATGCCGCTCTTGCGCGCGAAAAGGCCGCCGTGGAAACCAACGCCCCCCGCAAGGCCGAACTGCTGACCATGGCCGACATCTGCGAACGCGTGCCCGAACACCCCGCCCGCACCTTCCGCGAGGCCGTGCAGTCGCAGTGGTTCACCCAGATGTTCTCGCGCATCGAGCAGAAGACCGGCACCATCGTCTCCAACGGGCGTATGGACCAGTACTTCTACCCGTTCTACGAAAAGGACATGGCCGAAGGCCGCCTGACCGAAGAGTCCGCTCTTGAGCTCATCGAGTGCATGTGGGTGGGCATGGCCCAGTTCATCGACCTGTACATCTCGCCCACCGGCGGCGCCTTCAACGAAGGCTATGCCCACTGGGAAGCGGTGACCGTGGGCGGCCAGACCACCGACGGCCAGGACGCCACCAACGACCTGACCTATCTGTTCCTGAAGTCCAAGCGCGAATTCCCGCTGCACTACCCCGACCTTGCGGCGCGCATCCACTCGCGTGCGCCGGAACGCTACCTGTGGGAAGTGGCGGAAACCATCAAGGACGGCTCGGGCTTTCCCAAGCTGATCAACGATGAGGAAATCGTGCCGCTGTACGTCTCCAAGGGGGCCACCTTCGAAGAAGCGTACGACTACGCCGTGTCGGGCTGCACCGAAGCGCGCATGCCCAACCGCGACACCTACACCTCTGGCGGCGCCTACATCAACTTCGCCGCCGCGCTGGAAATGGTGCTCTACAACGGCCGCATGAAGAAATACGGCGAGGCGGACCTTGGCGAGCACACCGGCGACCCCTGCGAATTCAAGAGCTGGGACGACCTGTGGAACGCCTACGTGGCCCAGCACAAGCTGTTCCTGAAGACGGCCTTCATGCAGCAGCACATCATCAACAACCTGCGTGCCCGCCACTTTGCGCAGCCCATGGGCTCCACCCTGCACGACCTGTGCATGAAGCACTGCCTCGACCTGCATACCCCGCAGATTCCCGAGGGCATCAACCTCGGCTACTTCGAATACATCGGCTACGGCACCGTGGTGGACTCGCTGGCGGCGCTGAAGAAGGTGGTCTTTGAAGACAAGACCCTGACCATGGCGGAAGTCATCGAAGCCCTGGAATGCAACTTCGAGGGCAAGGAAGACGTGCGCCAGATCCTGCGGAACGCCCCCTGCTACGGCAACAACGACGACTACGCCGACACCATCGCCCGCGACATCGACCAGTTGTCCGTGGAATACGGGGCCCGCTACTCCAAGGATCTCGGCATGCACAACGACGTGCGCTACGTGCCCTTCACCTCGCACGTGCCGTTCGGCAAGGTGGTCAGCGCCACCCCCAACGGGCGCAAGGCGTGGTCCCCGCTGTCCGACGGCTCGTCCGCCTCGCACGGGGCCGACGTCAACGGCCCCACGGCGGTGCTGCTGTCCAACTTCAGTTCCAAGAACTACGGCTACCGTTCGCGCGCGGCACGCATGCTGAACATCAAGTTCACACCCAAGTGCCTGGAAGGCGATGACGGCACCCAGAAGCTGGTTTCGTTCATCCGCACCTTCTGCGACCTGAAGCTGTGGCACGTGCAGTTCAACGTCATCAACCGCGAAACCCTTCTCGCCGCCCAGCGCGACCCCGAGAAGTACCGCAACCTCATCGTGCGCATCGCGGGGTACAGCGCCTACTTCGTGGACCTGTCGCCCGACCTGCAGAACGATCTGATCGCCCGTACCGAACACGGGACCATGTAG
- a CDS encoding sigma-54-dependent Fis family transcriptional regulator, giving the protein MRPAPFMEPTDGVEVCSGLARGVASPGGDGPGGVGSDAFDATGSDADAAGVAYLSRVPSISAPVRPMTCEKKHSDEARTCGGGVCRGGIVPLLHEIGRMLSGPEDFCAALDRILGYMHSEMGVRRGMISLHHRESGRIFVHRSIGLTPEEQERGVYNLGEGITGRVVETAQPIIVPRIGDEPAFLNRTRSLSGGPDLELSFMCVPILRGSKVLGTISAERLYEDRRFLDRHVDVLTVMSHMLAHAVELYLVEKVDLARWEQRTRRLVDRLKERFHPASIIGASAPMREVYALMRKVSQTRTTVLLLGESGVGKEMIANALHYDGPNPEGPLVKFNCAALPENLVESELFGHERGAFTGAVQTRRGRFEDADGGTIFLDEVGELSPAMQAKLLRVLQERRFERVGGNQSITVNIRIIAATNRNLQDMVAQGTFREDLYYRFNVFPIMVPPLRERGSDIVTLAEHFMAHYARETEKNVASIATSALNMLVQHDWPGNVRELENVIHRAVILTEDDTIHAHDLPLSLQADMVPDTGAPCGLEARLACVEYEMLVEALRAHRGNTTEAARALGLTRRIMGLRMKRFKLTYQQFRKGEGATQG; this is encoded by the coding sequence ATGCGGCCCGCCCCGTTCATGGAACCCACCGATGGGGTGGAGGTGTGCTCCGGCCTGGCGCGGGGCGTCGCGTCCCCCGGCGGCGATGGTCCCGGTGGCGTCGGCAGTGACGCTTTCGACGCAACCGGCAGTGACGCCGATGCAGCGGGCGTTGCCTATCTTTCTCGTGTCCCGTCAATTTCCGCACCGGTGAGGCCCATGACCTGCGAAAAGAAACACAGCGACGAGGCGCGCACCTGCGGCGGCGGGGTGTGCCGGGGCGGCATAGTGCCCCTGCTGCACGAGATAGGGCGCATGCTGTCCGGCCCGGAAGACTTCTGCGCAGCGCTGGACCGCATCCTGGGCTACATGCACTCCGAAATGGGTGTGCGGCGCGGCATGATCAGCCTGCACCACCGCGAGTCGGGGCGCATTTTCGTGCACCGCAGCATCGGCCTGACGCCGGAGGAGCAGGAACGCGGCGTGTACAATCTGGGCGAGGGCATCACCGGACGGGTGGTGGAGACGGCACAGCCCATCATCGTGCCCCGCATCGGCGACGAGCCCGCCTTCCTCAATCGTACTCGCAGCCTTTCCGGCGGGCCGGATCTGGAGCTTTCGTTCATGTGCGTGCCCATCCTGCGCGGCAGCAAGGTGCTGGGCACCATCAGCGCCGAGCGGCTCTACGAGGACCGGCGCTTTCTGGACCGCCACGTGGACGTGCTGACGGTGATGTCCCACATGCTGGCCCACGCCGTGGAGTTGTACCTGGTCGAGAAGGTGGACCTGGCCCGCTGGGAACAGCGCACCCGACGGCTGGTGGACCGGCTGAAGGAGCGTTTTCACCCCGCCAGCATCATTGGCGCATCTGCCCCCATGCGCGAGGTGTACGCCCTGATGCGCAAGGTGTCCCAGACCCGCACCACCGTGCTGCTGCTGGGCGAAAGCGGTGTGGGCAAGGAGATGATCGCCAACGCCCTGCACTATGACGGCCCCAACCCGGAAGGACCGCTGGTGAAGTTCAACTGTGCGGCGCTGCCGGAAAACTTGGTGGAAAGCGAACTGTTCGGCCACGAGAGGGGTGCGTTCACCGGGGCGGTGCAGACCCGCAGGGGCCGCTTCGAGGATGCCGACGGCGGCACCATCTTTCTGGACGAAGTGGGCGAACTTTCCCCGGCCATGCAGGCCAAACTGCTGCGGGTGTTGCAGGAACGGCGCTTCGAGCGGGTGGGCGGCAACCAGAGCATTACCGTGAACATCCGCATCATCGCCGCCACCAATCGCAACCTTCAGGACATGGTGGCCCAGGGCACCTTTCGCGAGGACCTGTACTACCGGTTCAACGTGTTTCCCATCATGGTGCCGCCGCTGCGCGAGCGCGGCAGCGACATCGTGACCCTGGCCGAGCACTTCATGGCCCACTACGCCCGCGAGACGGAAAAGAACGTTGCCTCCATCGCCACATCGGCCCTGAACATGCTGGTGCAGCACGACTGGCCGGGCAACGTGCGCGAACTGGAAAACGTCATCCACCGCGCGGTGATCCTGACAGAGGACGACACCATCCACGCCCACGACCTGCCCTTGTCGTTGCAGGCGGACATGGTGCCGGACACAGGCGCGCCGTGTGGGCTGGAAGCGCGCCTGGCCTGCGTGGAATACGAGATG
- a CDS encoding TRAP transporter substrate-binding protein: MRNRVTALLVALLAMVTLLSTSGIAQAKAITLRLAHPMAPGNNVTLGYEKFKEIVEKKSEGKVRIQLFGNCMLGSDRVTMEAVQRGTLEMASSSSPNMANFSPMFMVFDLPYITSPTHQKNLYDALDNGELGKYLSAESEKIGLKPIMFSEYGYRNFVSRTAPVTNVASLANMKVRTTDSPVEVAVAKALTMNPAPIAWGEVYTALQQGTVDGEGNTFSLLYDAKHNEVLKFANDSAHNYSMHILMINAKVFAGLPADVQQLLVDAGKETLVYQRGITNELEEKARQKFIEGGIKVHTLTAEERAEYVKLTRPVWDQFADRIPKHLLNLVLATQK, translated from the coding sequence ATGCGCAACCGAGTAACGGCCCTTCTCGTCGCCCTGCTGGCCATGGTGACCCTGCTGTCCACCAGCGGCATCGCCCAGGCCAAGGCCATCACCCTGCGCCTTGCCCACCCCATGGCCCCGGGCAACAACGTCACGCTCGGCTATGAAAAGTTCAAGGAAATCGTGGAAAAGAAGTCCGAAGGCAAGGTCAGGATCCAGCTCTTCGGCAACTGCATGCTGGGCAGCGACCGCGTGACCATGGAAGCGGTGCAACGCGGCACACTGGAAATGGCCTCCAGTTCCTCGCCGAACATGGCCAACTTCTCGCCCATGTTCATGGTTTTCGACCTGCCCTACATCACCAGCCCCACGCACCAGAAGAACCTGTACGACGCGCTGGATAACGGCGAACTGGGCAAGTACCTGTCCGCCGAAAGTGAAAAGATCGGCCTGAAGCCCATCATGTTCAGCGAATACGGCTACCGTAACTTCGTCAGCCGCACCGCGCCGGTGACCAACGTTGCCAGCCTTGCCAACATGAAGGTGCGCACCACCGATTCCCCCGTGGAAGTGGCCGTGGCCAAGGCCCTGACCATGAACCCCGCGCCCATCGCCTGGGGCGAGGTGTACACCGCCCTGCAGCAGGGCACCGTGGACGGCGAAGGCAACACCTTCTCGCTGCTCTACGACGCCAAGCACAACGAAGTGCTGAAGTTCGCCAACGATTCCGCGCACAACTACAGCATGCACATTCTCATGATCAACGCCAAGGTCTTTGCCGGCCTGCCCGCCGACGTGCAGCAACTGCTGGTGGATGCCGGCAAGGAAACCCTGGTCTACCAGCGCGGCATCACCAACGAACTGGAAGAAAAGGCCAGGCAGAAGTTCATCGAGGGCGGCATCAAGGTGCACACCCTCACCGCCGAGGAACGCGCCGAATACGTCAAGCTGACCCGCCCGGTGTGGGACCAGTTTGCCGATCGCATTCCCAAGCACCTGCTCAACCTCGTGCTGGCCACCCAGAAGTAG
- a CDS encoding sulfite exporter TauE/SafE family protein, with the protein MTEGLLIAMLGWWLGGFINNIVGFGAALVALPVVALGNEMAVAVPGSALIVLALNMQLAWSYRQHLERGLGLWPLILGGLPGALAGVLMLRHIPDAGLRLGLGVLLVGYALWGLLRARPGRRALHRAWGAVAGFFSTSLGTAYGINGPALAIYLSFRGSTPQETKAALGVFFIVSGVIIVVAQTLAGVQSAATVLQFAASLPSVMLGGWAGIAVSRRLPDGNLHGALFVMLLLMGANLVRQGMGF; encoded by the coding sequence ATGACCGAAGGACTTCTCATTGCCATGTTGGGCTGGTGGCTTGGCGGCTTCATCAACAACATCGTCGGATTCGGTGCCGCGCTGGTGGCGCTGCCCGTGGTGGCCCTGGGCAACGAGATGGCCGTCGCCGTTCCCGGTTCGGCACTCATCGTGCTGGCCCTCAACATGCAGCTGGCCTGGAGCTACCGCCAGCATCTGGAGCGCGGCCTCGGCCTGTGGCCCCTTATCCTGGGGGGGCTGCCGGGCGCCCTGGCGGGGGTGCTGATGTTGCGGCACATTCCCGATGCCGGTTTGCGGCTGGGCCTTGGCGTGCTGCTTGTCGGGTACGCCCTGTGGGGGCTGCTGCGCGCAAGGCCCGGCCGCAGGGCGCTGCACCGCGCATGGGGAGCGGTGGCCGGCTTCTTTTCCACCAGTCTCGGCACGGCCTACGGCATCAATGGACCGGCACTGGCCATCTACCTGTCGTTCCGGGGGAGCACCCCGCAGGAGACCAAGGCCGCGCTGGGGGTGTTCTTCATCGTCAGCGGCGTCATCATAGTGGTCGCGCAGACTCTGGCGGGGGTGCAGTCTGCGGCAACGGTGCTGCAGTTCGCCGCGTCGCTGCCGTCGGTGATGCTGGGTGGCTGGGCGGGCATCGCGGTGTCCCGGCGTCTGCCCGACGGCAACCTGCATGGCGCGCTGTTCGTGATGTTGCTGCTCATGGGGGCCAACCTCGTCCGGCAGGGCATGGGATTCTGA
- a CDS encoding TRAP transporter large permease subunit — protein MNELSAAITEAPPASRAGLLKKLDENFEKPFLFAGMLAIILIISFQTAYRYIITHMYSGSGAAVWTEELARFIFIWISYLAIPLAIRDRTNIRVDIVYDRLSPRLQKMSWVVVDVCFLVLTAVVLYMGTNHISMMLEFPQTTPALQIPYAIPYLILPVGFGLMAVRLLQDLFSQAQEIGLKDTLLAFAFCAAMAAPVLLDTDFSALTLLFGYFLLFLVVGVPIAISLGLSALATVIGAGTLPIDYVAQVAFTSIDSFPIMAIPFFIAAGVFMGAGGLSRRLLALADEMVGALPGGMALATIATCMFFAAISGSGPATVAAIGSLTIPAMVERGYDKLFSAAVVACAGAIGVMIPPSNPFVVYGISAQVSIGKLFLGGIVPGMLTGFALMAYAYFYSKKRGWHGEARTRNLSTFARAAWEAKWALMVPVIILGGIYGGIMTPTEAAAVAALYGLIVGLFVYREIKLRNLMRCFMESCSTSAIVIILMSMATIFGNIMTIEQVPTRIAEAMLSLTENKFLILLLINLLLLWVGTFMEALAAIVILTPILLPIVIKVGVDPLHFGIVMVVNLALGFVTPPVGVNLFVASGIARCKLEPLARVALPLLLVMIGILLLITYVPDVSLILTR, from the coding sequence ATGAACGAACTTTCCGCGGCCATCACGGAAGCCCCCCCCGCAAGCCGGGCGGGACTTCTGAAGAAACTGGATGAGAATTTCGAAAAGCCGTTCCTGTTCGCGGGAATGCTGGCGATCATCCTGATCATCTCGTTTCAGACCGCCTACCGCTACATCATCACCCACATGTATTCGGGGTCCGGTGCGGCTGTGTGGACCGAGGAACTGGCCCGCTTCATCTTCATCTGGATTTCGTACCTGGCCATTCCGCTGGCCATCCGCGACCGTACGAACATCCGCGTGGACATCGTGTACGATCGCCTGTCCCCCCGCCTGCAGAAGATGAGCTGGGTGGTGGTGGACGTCTGCTTCCTGGTGCTGACGGCGGTGGTGCTGTACATGGGCACCAACCACATCTCCATGATGCTGGAGTTTCCGCAGACCACGCCCGCCCTTCAGATACCCTACGCCATTCCGTACCTGATCCTGCCCGTGGGGTTCGGCCTGATGGCCGTGCGCCTGTTGCAGGACCTGTTCAGCCAGGCCCAGGAAATCGGGCTGAAGGACACCCTTCTCGCGTTCGCGTTCTGCGCCGCCATGGCCGCTCCGGTGCTGCTGGACACCGATTTCAGCGCGCTCACCCTGCTGTTCGGCTACTTTCTGCTGTTCCTGGTGGTGGGGGTACCCATCGCCATCAGCCTCGGCCTGTCGGCGCTGGCCACCGTCATCGGTGCGGGCACCCTGCCCATCGACTACGTGGCGCAGGTGGCCTTCACCTCCATCGACAGCTTTCCCATCATGGCCATCCCGTTCTTTATCGCGGCGGGCGTGTTCATGGGTGCGGGCGGCCTTTCGCGCCGCCTGCTGGCCCTGGCCGACGAAATGGTGGGCGCGTTGCCCGGCGGCATGGCCCTGGCCACCATCGCCACCTGCATGTTCTTCGCGGCCATCAGCGGCTCCGGCCCGGCCACGGTGGCGGCCATCGGCTCGCTGACCATCCCGGCCATGGTGGAGCGCGGCTACGACAAGCTGTTCTCCGCCGCCGTGGTGGCCTGCGCCGGGGCCATCGGGGTCATGATTCCCCCCAGCAACCCCTTTGTGGTCTACGGCATCTCCGCGCAGGTCTCCATCGGCAAGCTGTTTCTGGGCGGCATCGTGCCCGGCATGCTTACCGGCTTTGCGCTCATGGCCTACGCCTACTTCTACTCGAAGAAGCGCGGCTGGCACGGCGAGGCGCGCACCCGCAACCTGTCCACCTTTGCCCGCGCGGCCTGGGAGGCCAAATGGGCCCTGATGGTGCCGGTGATCATCCTTGGCGGCATCTACGGCGGCATCATGACCCCCACCGAAGCAGCGGCCGTGGCGGCGCTCTACGGGTTGATCGTGGGGCTGTTCGTGTACCGCGAGATCAAGCTGCGCAACCTGATGCGGTGCTTCATGGAATCGTGCAGCACCTCGGCCATCGTCATCATCCTGATGTCCATGGCCACCATCTTCGGCAACATCATGACCATCGAGCAGGTGCCCACCCGCATCGCCGAGGCCATGCTGAGCCTGACCGAAAACAAGTTCCTCATCCTGCTGCTGATCAACCTGCTGCTGCTGTGGGTGGGCACCTTCATGGAAGCCCTGGCGGCCATCGTGATCCTTACGCCCATCCTGCTGCCCATCGTGATCAAGGTGGGGGTTGATCCGTTGCACTTCGGCATCGTGATGGTGGTCAACCTGGCCCTCGGCTTCGTCACGCCGCCGGTGGGGGTGAACCTCTTCGTGGCCAGCGGCATCGCCCGCTGCAAGCTGGAACCACTGGCGCGCGTGGCCCTGCCGCTGCTGCTGGTGATGATCGGCATCCTGCTTCTGATCACCTACGTTCCCGACGTGTCCCTGATTCTTACCAGGTAG